Proteins encoded within one genomic window of Actinoplanes octamycinicus:
- a CDS encoding glycosyltransferase yields MADGHRAAYLAFDRFPSSKGSAVHIRHMAAELFDRYGGGLLCVLGGGGLPAYQREGAVEIVRFDAVVPNLLDRAEAFSAWAAEQLAPHRDTLELCHVRDPWGALPALDTGATLVYEANGLPSVELPYAWPLVAPSTLGKLRELERHCLSRAAAVVVPSYVIQRAVLDRGAAPDRVHLVPNGADPPPAGLPRPDTAPDRYLIYVGALQPWQGVDVLLRAFARLADLTDLALVVCSSVSANRARPLRRLAERLGVADRVRWQHMLPHAEVAAWLAHAELSVAPLTATPRNLEQGCSPIKVWESMAAGTAVVASDLPVIREVLGEHGRLVPPDRPAELARAIRVLLEYPDVRRELGERARRHVETGFTWRHARGRLAVVYETVAGR; encoded by the coding sequence GTGGCTGACGGACATCGGGCGGCCTACCTCGCCTTCGACCGGTTCCCCTCCAGCAAGGGCTCCGCGGTGCACATCCGGCACATGGCGGCCGAGCTGTTCGACCGCTACGGCGGCGGGCTGCTCTGCGTGCTCGGCGGTGGCGGGCTGCCCGCCTACCAGCGGGAAGGCGCCGTCGAGATTGTCCGGTTCGACGCCGTCGTGCCGAACCTGCTGGACCGCGCCGAGGCCTTCTCGGCCTGGGCCGCCGAGCAGCTCGCGCCGCACCGGGACACCCTGGAGCTGTGCCACGTGCGGGACCCGTGGGGTGCGCTGCCCGCCCTGGACACCGGGGCCACGCTGGTCTACGAGGCGAACGGGCTGCCGTCGGTCGAGCTGCCCTACGCCTGGCCGCTGGTCGCGCCCAGCACCCTCGGGAAGCTCCGCGAGCTGGAGCGGCACTGCCTGAGCCGGGCCGCGGCGGTGGTCGTCCCGTCGTACGTCATCCAGCGCGCCGTGCTCGACCGCGGCGCCGCACCGGACCGCGTGCATCTCGTGCCGAACGGAGCGGACCCGCCGCCGGCCGGACTGCCACGACCGGACACGGCCCCGGACCGCTACCTGATCTACGTCGGCGCGTTGCAGCCGTGGCAGGGCGTCGACGTGCTGCTGCGCGCCTTCGCCCGGCTGGCCGACCTGACCGACCTGGCCCTGGTGGTCTGCTCGTCGGTGTCGGCGAACCGGGCCCGGCCGCTGCGCCGGCTCGCCGAGCGTCTCGGGGTCGCCGACCGGGTGCGCTGGCAGCACATGCTGCCGCACGCCGAGGTCGCGGCCTGGCTGGCGCACGCCGAGCTGTCCGTGGCACCGCTCACCGCCACCCCGCGCAACCTGGAGCAGGGCTGCAGCCCGATCAAGGTGTGGGAGTCGATGGCGGCCGGCACCGCGGTGGTCGCCTCCGACCTGCCGGTGATCCGCGAGGTGCTCGGCGAGCACGGCCGGCTGGTACCGCCGGACCGGCCGGCCGAGCTGGCCCGCGCCATCCGGGTGCTGCTCGAATACCCGGACGTCCGCCGGGAGCTCGGCGAGCGGGCCCGGCGGCACGTCGAAACCGGCTTCACCTGGCGGCACGCCCGGGGCAGACTGGCCGTCGTCTACGAAACCGTCGCGGGTCGCTGA
- a CDS encoding glycosyltransferase family 4 protein, translating into MRLLWLTENYPPSQGGMATSCDRIVRGLRAAGVGVEVVHLGRRGAVPLAEDPEHALRSLWTTLAPTIGQFTHVVAFGGTYPLLSAPVYAAWGGLPLITLLRGNDFDTGMFSLRRQPVVLEALRSSAHVCVVASSTAPLVSRLAPSTPVTWVANGIDTADWQLLPSERQKAAAWRAEHVEPGRRTLGLVGQLKNKKGVRLLLDALAAGRHADRFHVVLAGDLEPGIEQWLAAHPEVAFTALPFQDRYQLLTVYAACDLIALPSFYDGLPNVALEAAALGIPLLASDAGGLADLVDPSIGFAFPAGDPHGCRAALHHAALADDDQLAALGAAGARRVRERFGVAAETEGYRKVLASVR; encoded by the coding sequence ATGCGGCTGCTCTGGCTCACCGAGAACTATCCGCCCAGCCAGGGCGGCATGGCCACCTCGTGCGACCGGATCGTCCGCGGCCTGCGCGCGGCCGGCGTCGGCGTCGAGGTGGTGCACCTGGGCCGGCGCGGCGCGGTCCCGCTGGCCGAGGACCCGGAGCACGCGCTGCGCTCGCTCTGGACCACGCTGGCCCCGACCATCGGACAGTTCACCCACGTGGTCGCCTTCGGCGGGACGTATCCACTGCTCAGCGCCCCGGTCTACGCCGCCTGGGGCGGGCTGCCGCTGATCACCCTGCTGCGCGGCAACGACTTCGACACCGGGATGTTCTCGCTGCGCCGCCAGCCGGTGGTCCTGGAGGCGCTGCGCTCGTCGGCGCACGTCTGCGTGGTGGCCAGCAGCACCGCGCCGCTGGTGTCCCGGCTGGCCCCGTCGACCCCGGTCACCTGGGTGGCCAACGGCATCGACACCGCCGACTGGCAGCTCCTGCCGTCCGAGCGGCAGAAGGCCGCGGCGTGGCGCGCCGAGCACGTCGAGCCGGGCCGCCGCACGCTCGGCCTGGTCGGCCAGCTGAAGAACAAGAAGGGCGTCCGCCTCCTGCTGGACGCCCTGGCCGCGGGCCGGCACGCGGACCGGTTCCACGTCGTGCTCGCCGGTGACCTGGAGCCGGGCATCGAGCAGTGGCTGGCCGCGCACCCCGAGGTGGCGTTCACCGCGCTGCCCTTCCAGGACCGCTACCAGTTGCTCACCGTCTACGCCGCCTGCGACCTGATCGCGCTGCCGTCGTTCTACGACGGCCTGCCCAACGTCGCCCTGGAAGCCGCCGCGCTCGGCATCCCGCTGCTCGCCTCGGACGCCGGCGGGCTCGCCGACCTGGTCGACCCGTCGATCGGCTTCGCCTTCCCGGCCGGCGACCCGCACGGCTGCCGGGCCGCCCTGCACCACGCCGCCCTGGCCGACGACGATCAGCTGGCGGCACTCGGCGCGGCGGGCGCGCGGCGGGTCCGGGAGCGCTTCGGGGTGGCCGCCGAGACCGAGGGCTACCGGAAAGTGCTGGCATCCGTGCGGTGA
- a CDS encoding YfbM family protein, producing MLGVHFAITGEQERALLAADDADDSDRVGELLEELEESWDDDRLKVDTDKAWDAIHRCLGGGTLDPDGGDYPLSHAVLGGRHLHDDYYVVHLTAAETRDVAAALQSVDQTWLRSRFEAIDLTDYDGAHDDEDFTYTWDGFVDVRDFYQRAAAAGRAVLFTAT from the coding sequence GTGCTGGGTGTGCATTTCGCGATCACGGGCGAACAGGAGCGGGCGCTGCTCGCGGCTGACGACGCCGATGACAGCGACCGGGTGGGCGAGCTCCTCGAGGAGCTCGAGGAGTCGTGGGACGACGACCGGCTCAAGGTCGACACCGACAAGGCCTGGGATGCCATCCACCGCTGCCTCGGTGGCGGCACGCTCGACCCGGACGGCGGCGACTATCCGCTGTCCCATGCGGTGCTCGGCGGTCGCCACCTGCACGACGACTACTACGTCGTGCACCTGACCGCGGCGGAGACCCGCGACGTCGCCGCTGCCCTCCAATCGGTGGACCAGACCTGGCTGCGCAGCCGGTTCGAGGCGATCGATCTGACCGACTATGACGGCGCCCACGACGACGAGGACTTCACGTACACGTGGGACGGCTTCGTCGACGTCCGGGATTTCTATCAGCGGGCGGCGGCGGCCGGCCGCGCGGTCCTCTTCACCGCGACCTGA
- a CDS encoding alpha/beta fold hydrolase yields the protein MDQKIRVTGGGTGEPLLLLLHGLGATGDVWSGWAPLLERHWPGRWLAPDLPGHGGSAPLPEYTFDAFADALVPLVPAGGRTVVLGHSLGGVVALALAARTPVTAVAGLGVKVAWTAEELDRARSLAARPVTWFDSPDEAAARHLRISGLAGLLPPGHPAARNGIREEDGRWRLALDPRAFAVGAPDMPALIAQSPSPVTLARGEHDPMNTDAQFASLGVATLTLPGLGHNAHVENPEQCLTLLP from the coding sequence ATGGACCAGAAGATCCGGGTGACCGGCGGCGGCACCGGCGAGCCCCTGTTGTTGCTGCTGCACGGGCTGGGCGCCACCGGCGACGTCTGGTCCGGCTGGGCGCCGCTGCTGGAGCGCCACTGGCCGGGCCGCTGGCTGGCCCCGGACCTGCCGGGGCACGGCGGTTCGGCGCCGCTGCCGGAGTACACCTTCGACGCCTTCGCCGACGCCCTGGTCCCGCTCGTCCCGGCCGGCGGCCGCACCGTCGTGCTCGGCCATTCCCTCGGCGGCGTGGTCGCCCTGGCCCTGGCCGCCCGCACCCCGGTCACCGCCGTGGCCGGCCTGGGCGTCAAGGTCGCCTGGACCGCCGAGGAACTGGACCGCGCCCGGTCGCTGGCCGCCCGCCCGGTCACCTGGTTCGACTCCCCGGACGAGGCGGCGGCCCGGCACCTGCGCATCTCGGGCCTGGCCGGCCTGCTCCCACCCGGCCATCCCGCGGCCCGCAACGGCATCCGCGAGGAGGACGGCCGCTGGCGCCTCGCCCTCGACCCGCGCGCCTTCGCCGTCGGCGCCCCGGACATGCCCGCGCTGATCGCCCAGTCCCCGTCCCCGGTCACCCTCGCCCGCGGCGAACACGACCCGATGAACACCGACGCCCAGTTCGCCTCCCTCGGCGTCGCCACCCTGACCCTGCCCGGCCTGGGCCACAACGCCCACGTGGAGAACCCGGAGCAGTGCCTCACCCTCCTGCCCTAG
- a CDS encoding DedA family protein has protein sequence MLDHLMPLLSSPWLYVVVFLAVAIDGFLPFMPSEAIVIGAAALSATGSPSLIALGAAATAGGMAGDQISYRLGRRVGGRVRDGRLAEAITRAKRMLLRHGGLPILIGRFLPYGRTATTLTAGSVSLPPARFRLFSALASTVWAVYVIALGRLGGATFAHSPLLGAAFGVVVGMALAGVCALIEKRRPATRERELVAAGRR, from the coding sequence ATGCTGGACCACCTGATGCCGCTGCTGTCGTCGCCGTGGCTGTATGTGGTGGTGTTCCTGGCCGTGGCGATCGACGGTTTCCTGCCGTTCATGCCGTCCGAGGCGATCGTCATCGGCGCGGCCGCCCTGTCGGCCACCGGCTCGCCGAGCCTGATCGCGCTGGGCGCGGCCGCCACTGCCGGCGGCATGGCCGGCGACCAGATCTCCTACCGGTTGGGGCGCCGGGTCGGCGGCCGGGTCCGCGACGGCCGGCTGGCCGAGGCGATCACCCGCGCGAAGCGGATGCTGCTGCGGCACGGCGGCCTGCCGATCCTGATCGGCCGCTTCCTTCCGTACGGCCGCACCGCCACCACCCTGACCGCCGGCTCGGTGTCCCTGCCGCCCGCCCGGTTCCGCCTGTTCAGCGCGCTGGCGAGCACCGTCTGGGCGGTCTATGTGATCGCGCTGGGCCGGTTGGGCGGGGCGACGTTCGCCCATTCGCCGCTGCTCGGCGCGGCCTTCGGCGTGGTCGTCGGCATGGCCCTGGCCGGCGTCTGCGCCCTGATCGAGAAGCGCCGCCCGGCGACACGCGAGCGCGAACTGGTGGCCGCCGGCCGCCGCTGA
- a CDS encoding TolB family protein: MASARTLADHQICRVHVHDVLTGATTLVHTGATVLFEAPNWTPAGDLILNGDGVLWRLPADGSGPPRQIALDGLPGLNNDHVLDPAGDAIFVSADDGHIHHASLTDGRVRRVTHEDRMHFLHGVSPDGATLAYVGIEQQRWNAGTLWTIGRDGGPSTRVTPAGGPDDGPEYTPDGAWIYCNTERFTPGQAQIARIRPDGSGLEQLTFDDRVNWFPHFAPDGSRAVYLSYPPGTQGHPADLPVELRLVEGDDWAKPRTVVALPGGQGTINVNSWSPDSRRFAYVDYPFPA; encoded by the coding sequence ATGGCCTCCGCCCGCACCCTCGCCGACCACCAGATCTGCCGGGTCCACGTCCACGACGTGCTCACCGGCGCGACCACGCTCGTGCACACCGGCGCGACGGTGCTGTTCGAGGCGCCGAACTGGACTCCCGCCGGCGACCTGATCCTGAACGGGGACGGCGTGCTGTGGCGCCTCCCGGCCGACGGGTCCGGTCCGCCGCGGCAGATCGCCCTCGACGGCCTGCCCGGGCTGAACAACGACCACGTGCTGGACCCGGCCGGCGACGCGATCTTCGTGTCCGCCGACGACGGGCACATCCATCACGCGAGCCTGACCGACGGCCGGGTGCGCCGGGTGACGCACGAGGACCGGATGCACTTCCTGCACGGGGTCAGCCCGGACGGCGCGACCCTGGCCTACGTGGGCATCGAGCAGCAGCGGTGGAACGCCGGGACGCTCTGGACCATCGGCCGGGACGGCGGGCCGTCGACCCGGGTCACCCCGGCGGGCGGTCCGGACGACGGGCCGGAGTACACGCCGGACGGCGCCTGGATCTACTGCAACACCGAGCGGTTCACGCCGGGGCAGGCGCAGATCGCCCGGATCCGGCCGGACGGGAGCGGGCTGGAGCAGCTCACCTTCGACGACCGGGTGAACTGGTTCCCGCACTTCGCGCCGGACGGCAGCCGGGCCGTCTACCTGAGCTATCCGCCCGGCACCCAGGGGCACCCGGCGGACCTGCCGGTCGAGCTGCGGCTGGTCGAGGGCGACGACTGGGCGAAGCCGCGGACGGTGGTCGCGCTGCCGGGCGGCCAGGGCACGATCAACGTGAACAGCTGGTCACCGGATTCGCGACGGTTCGCCTACGTCGACTACCCGTTCCCGGCCTGA
- a CDS encoding enoyl-CoA hydratase/isomerase family protein, protein MIELDEAGGVAVVRLAHGKVNALDLELLERITATFTELDAGPAAAIVFTGAGRAFSAGVDLWRVIDGGAGYVHAFLPALEAAFLAVFSTGKPVVAALNGHAIAGGAILAAACDHRVMADGAGTIGVTELRVGVPFPASALEILGHAYGEPQARRQVLAADTLGPAAALAAGRVDELAPPDGLLDAAVAVARRLAARTRPDTFRLTKAQLQATVRRRLAARSRDLDPQVSHLWVQAVEDGRLREYMASVRA, encoded by the coding sequence GTGATTGAACTGGACGAGGCCGGCGGGGTCGCCGTGGTACGGCTGGCGCACGGCAAGGTCAACGCGCTCGACCTGGAGCTGCTGGAGCGGATCACCGCGACCTTCACCGAGCTGGACGCCGGACCGGCGGCGGCGATCGTGTTCACCGGGGCCGGGCGGGCGTTCTCCGCCGGCGTCGACCTGTGGCGGGTCATCGACGGCGGCGCGGGGTACGTGCACGCGTTCCTGCCCGCGCTGGAGGCCGCTTTCCTGGCCGTCTTCTCGACCGGCAAACCGGTGGTGGCGGCGCTGAACGGGCACGCCATCGCGGGCGGCGCGATCCTGGCCGCCGCCTGCGACCACCGGGTCATGGCGGACGGCGCCGGCACGATCGGGGTGACCGAGCTGCGGGTCGGGGTGCCGTTCCCGGCGAGCGCGCTGGAGATCCTCGGGCACGCCTACGGGGAGCCGCAGGCCCGCCGGCAGGTGCTGGCCGCCGACACGCTCGGGCCGGCCGCCGCGCTGGCCGCCGGCCGGGTCGACGAGCTGGCCCCGCCGGACGGCCTGCTGGACGCCGCGGTGGCGGTCGCCCGGCGGCTGGCCGCCCGGACCCGGCCGGACACGTTCCGGCTGACCAAGGCACAGCTGCAGGCCACGGTCCGGCGGCGGCTGGCGGCCCGGTCGCGGGACCTGGACCCGCAGGTGTCGCACCTGTGGGTGCAGGCGGTGGAGGACGGGCGGCTGCGCGAGTACATGGCGTCGGTCCGGGCGTGA
- a CDS encoding DMT family transporter codes for MGPLLCLVSAVCFGAMAVFGKLAYQAGVSPAALLLVRFGLAAALMTAIVLTRPQLRRAVAGLPGRVLAVGLGLGAVGYAAQASLYFGALRVMDASLLSLILYTYPVLVTLAAVLLGRDRLTGRRVIALLAACAGILLVLLGSGAMDFQPVGALLAFAAAVTYTIYILVADTVVDRLPPVVLSMLVMLGAAGALTLRAAVGSGVDLAFRPVGWFWLACIAVIATVLPILTFFAGMRRTGPSTAAILSTFEPVVTAALAALILGEALTAVQLAGGALVLASAVVLQVRTRDRAVPQPDAMRYASVRGGARD; via the coding sequence ATGGGTCCGCTGCTCTGTCTCGTCTCCGCCGTCTGCTTCGGCGCGATGGCCGTCTTCGGCAAGCTCGCCTACCAGGCGGGCGTCTCCCCCGCCGCGCTGCTGCTGGTCCGGTTCGGCCTGGCCGCCGCGCTGATGACCGCGATCGTGCTGACCCGCCCGCAGCTGCGCCGGGCGGTGGCCGGGCTGCCGGGCCGGGTGCTGGCCGTCGGGCTCGGGCTGGGCGCGGTCGGGTACGCCGCGCAGGCGAGCCTCTACTTCGGGGCGCTGCGGGTGATGGACGCCTCGCTGCTGTCGCTGATCCTCTACACCTATCCGGTGCTGGTCACGCTGGCCGCGGTGCTGCTCGGCCGGGACCGGCTGACCGGCCGCCGGGTGATCGCCCTGCTGGCCGCGTGCGCCGGCATCCTGCTGGTGCTGCTGGGCAGCGGCGCGATGGACTTCCAGCCGGTCGGGGCGCTGCTCGCGTTCGCCGCGGCGGTCACCTACACGATCTACATCCTGGTCGCCGACACGGTCGTCGATCGGCTGCCCCCGGTCGTACTGTCGATGCTCGTCATGCTCGGCGCGGCCGGAGCCTTGACGCTGCGGGCGGCCGTCGGCAGCGGGGTCGATCTCGCCTTCCGGCCGGTCGGCTGGTTCTGGCTGGCCTGCATCGCGGTGATCGCCACGGTGCTGCCGATCCTGACGTTCTTCGCCGGGATGCGCCGGACCGGCCCGTCGACCGCGGCGATCCTGTCCACCTTCGAGCCGGTGGTGACCGCCGCGCTGGCCGCGCTGATCCTCGGCGAGGCGCTCACCGCGGTGCAGCTGGCCGGCGGCGCGCTGGTGCTGGCCTCGGCCGTGGTCCTGCAGGTGCGGACGCGCGACCGAGCGGTTCCGCAACCGGACGCGATGCGATATGCATCAGTGCGGGGAGGTGCCCGTGATTGA
- a CDS encoding LysR family transcriptional regulator, with the protein MMELDLRRLRFLRELEERGTLGAVAAALDYSPSTVSQQLALLERETGARLLERAGRGVRLTEAGRVLARHARVLLSAAEAAAADLAALDDEIRGTVRAGGLQSAARRLLIPAVARLQAEHPLVRPEILEIELEEALPSLSLGAIDLVIGDEYDGHPRSRPPGLRFAVLLEEPVKVVLPAAHPLAAGGGPVPIAGLRADVWTAADEGTGHHAMVVGTCRALGGYDPDLRHFSNDADVQLELLRRTGAVALMPPLALPAADPSLAVREVAELHLGRRLLLATRDTAPSPALTAFLTAVTERAATMGA; encoded by the coding sequence ATGATGGAGCTGGACCTGCGGCGCCTGCGGTTCCTCCGGGAGCTGGAGGAGCGCGGCACGCTCGGCGCGGTCGCGGCGGCCCTGGACTACAGCCCGTCGACGGTCTCCCAGCAGCTGGCCCTGCTGGAGCGGGAGACCGGCGCCCGCCTGCTGGAGAGAGCCGGGCGCGGGGTGCGGCTGACCGAGGCCGGGCGGGTCCTGGCCCGGCACGCGCGGGTGCTGCTGTCGGCGGCCGAGGCCGCCGCCGCGGACCTGGCCGCGCTCGACGACGAGATCCGGGGCACGGTACGCGCCGGTGGCCTGCAGTCGGCGGCCCGCCGGCTGCTGATCCCGGCGGTCGCCCGGCTCCAGGCGGAGCATCCGCTGGTCCGCCCGGAGATCCTGGAGATCGAACTGGAGGAGGCGCTGCCCAGCCTGAGCCTGGGCGCGATCGACCTGGTGATCGGCGACGAGTACGACGGGCATCCCCGGTCCCGGCCGCCCGGCCTGCGTTTCGCGGTGCTGCTGGAGGAGCCGGTCAAGGTGGTCCTGCCGGCGGCCCACCCGCTCGCGGCCGGCGGCGGCCCGGTCCCGATCGCCGGGCTGCGCGCCGACGTGTGGACCGCGGCCGACGAGGGCACCGGCCACCACGCCATGGTGGTCGGCACGTGCCGGGCCCTGGGCGGCTACGACCCCGACCTGCGCCACTTCTCCAACGACGCGGACGTCCAGCTCGAACTGCTCCGCCGCACGGGCGCGGTCGCCCTGATGCCGCCGCTGGCCCTGCCCGCCGCGGATCCGTCCCTGGCGGTCCGCGAGGTGGCGGAGCTCCACCTGGGCCGCCGCCTGCTGCTCGCCACCCGCGACACCGCACCGTCCCCGGCGCTGACCGCTTTCCTGACGGCGGTGACGGAGCGGGCTGCCACCATGGGGGCGTGA
- a CDS encoding S1 RNA-binding domain-containing protein — translation MNQERVRAGDVLTGTVTEVGDSGVSVRLDEVGEELDGFVGALDLSWRDFGPASVRVGERVSAEVLRVNPAKRRVWLSLAATENPELWAFLKGLRPGQRLSGTVASLETFGVFVALDDGPAHPVFPGVGFLTMPELSWRWFQDPAEIVAVGQRITCEFLVFDTSNGEARLSLRATQPDPFREFARDFAVGQVVRGPVTKVLPFGVFVRVAEGIEGLVREPDQEFPVGAEVTVAIREIDPDRRRVTLVLYKDHLYIGRRDRTDA, via the coding sequence GTGAACCAGGAGCGGGTGCGGGCCGGGGACGTTCTGACCGGGACGGTCACGGAGGTCGGCGACAGCGGGGTGTCGGTTCGGCTCGATGAGGTGGGGGAGGAGCTGGACGGCTTCGTCGGGGCGCTTGACCTGTCGTGGCGGGATTTCGGGCCGGCTTCGGTGCGGGTCGGCGAGCGGGTGTCCGCCGAGGTTCTCCGGGTGAACCCGGCGAAACGACGGGTGTGGCTCTCGCTCGCGGCCACCGAGAACCCGGAGTTGTGGGCCTTCCTCAAGGGGTTGCGGCCGGGGCAGCGGCTGTCCGGCACGGTGGCGTCCCTGGAGACGTTCGGCGTGTTCGTCGCCCTGGATGACGGGCCGGCGCATCCGGTGTTCCCGGGCGTCGGGTTCCTCACCATGCCGGAACTGTCGTGGCGGTGGTTCCAGGACCCGGCCGAGATCGTCGCCGTCGGGCAGCGGATCACCTGCGAGTTCCTCGTCTTCGACACCAGCAACGGGGAGGCGCGGCTGTCGCTGCGGGCCACCCAGCCGGACCCGTTCCGGGAGTTCGCCCGGGACTTCGCGGTCGGGCAGGTGGTGCGCGGGCCGGTCACCAAGGTGCTGCCGTTCGGCGTGTTCGTGCGGGTGGCGGAGGGGATCGAGGGGCTGGTCCGCGAGCCGGATCAGGAGTTCCCGGTCGGCGCGGAGGTCACCGTCGCCATCCGGGAGATCGATCCGGACCGGCGCCGGGTCACTCTTGTTCTATATAAAGATCATCTCTATATTGGGCGGCGTGACCGAACCGATGCGTGA
- a CDS encoding PadR family transcriptional regulator, whose product MRDPSFWVLTALAPEPRHGYGVIREVDRLSGGQVTLQAGTLYAALDRLTALGLIEADREETVDGRPRRYYRLTTDGAAALDAETERRRAAVAAATAQLSARRRLGLSLGASS is encoded by the coding sequence ATGCGTGATCCGAGCTTCTGGGTCCTCACCGCTCTCGCCCCCGAGCCGCGGCACGGCTACGGGGTGATCCGCGAGGTGGACCGACTGTCCGGCGGGCAGGTGACGCTGCAGGCCGGGACCCTTTACGCGGCTCTCGACCGGCTCACCGCGCTCGGCCTGATCGAGGCGGACCGGGAGGAGACGGTGGACGGCCGGCCGCGACGGTACTACCGGCTCACCACCGACGGCGCCGCCGCGCTGGACGCCGAGACGGAGCGCCGGCGGGCGGCTGTCGCCGCGGCCACCGCGCAGCTGTCGGCCCGTCGCCGGCTCGGGCTGAGCCTGGGCGCGTCGTCGTGA
- a CDS encoding sensor histidine kinase yields MLRSAALGAATAALVAGGLALGFHVGNLHNALIALSFTAVGLYVVHRRPGNREGWLFVATGTAHAVMFAGRQYGLHPGPLPGASWLGWLGVWPLPLVLVLAGVTVMGFPDGRLSSPRWRPVVAVMVAAGVVLTGMSALWPVEYARTGLVAPHPLNLSGAAAAEAVYDVCRPVAYLLFQVTAAVSVVARFRRARGDESRQLRWFVYAVTVSATVMVLGLLVFGSPLAGTLTVPLVAVAAGAAILKFRLYDIDPVINKSLVVSAMAAVVTLGYAVVVVGVGRLVGGAGTLLSLLAIALVAVVFEPVRRRVQRLADRLVYGNRPTPYEALARLSAHLAGPAGRLLDGICATVADAVGAREVVLWAGPPDGQRAVSAWRAPGEPPLADPAGVRIRHDGRTLGTITVRKAPGDPLSGPERRLTADLAAQAGLVLELRAAAQRLVVAGDAARRRLERDLHDGAQQRLVTVALEQGAVVRRARAEGSVGLAEQAEAVRAGLLEATAELREMARGLHPAVLTQDGLEAAAGFLADRSPVPVRLTVAVGGRLPAEVEATAYFVISEGLTNAAKHAGATLLTVRVERTAEGLVVEVTDDGCGGASIRPGSGLENLADRLAALDARLHLDSGPAGTRLGAVIPCG; encoded by the coding sequence ATGCTCCGGAGCGCAGCCCTCGGCGCGGCGACCGCGGCCCTGGTCGCCGGCGGTCTCGCGCTCGGCTTCCACGTCGGCAACCTGCACAACGCCCTGATCGCGCTCTCCTTCACCGCCGTCGGCCTGTACGTCGTCCACCGCCGCCCCGGCAACCGGGAGGGCTGGCTGTTCGTCGCCACCGGCACGGCGCACGCGGTGATGTTCGCCGGCCGGCAGTACGGCCTGCACCCCGGCCCGCTGCCCGGCGCGTCCTGGCTCGGCTGGCTGGGCGTCTGGCCGTTGCCCCTGGTCCTGGTCCTCGCCGGGGTGACCGTGATGGGCTTCCCGGACGGCCGGCTGTCCTCGCCCCGCTGGCGGCCGGTGGTGGCGGTCATGGTGGCGGCCGGTGTGGTCCTCACCGGGATGTCCGCGCTCTGGCCGGTGGAGTACGCCCGGACCGGCCTGGTCGCGCCGCACCCGCTGAACCTGTCCGGCGCCGCCGCCGCGGAGGCTGTCTACGACGTCTGCCGCCCGGTCGCCTACCTGCTGTTCCAGGTGACCGCCGCGGTGAGCGTGGTGGCCCGGTTCCGCCGGGCGCGCGGCGACGAGAGCCGCCAGCTGCGCTGGTTCGTCTACGCGGTGACCGTGTCGGCGACGGTCATGGTGCTGGGTCTGCTCGTCTTCGGTTCCCCCTTGGCCGGCACGCTGACCGTGCCGCTGGTGGCCGTCGCGGCCGGCGCCGCGATCCTCAAGTTCCGGCTGTACGACATCGACCCGGTGATCAACAAGTCGTTGGTGGTCAGCGCGATGGCCGCCGTGGTGACGCTGGGCTACGCCGTGGTGGTGGTCGGCGTCGGCCGGCTGGTCGGCGGCGCCGGCACGCTGCTCTCGCTGCTCGCCATCGCGCTGGTGGCGGTGGTCTTCGAGCCGGTGCGCCGGCGCGTGCAGCGGCTCGCCGACCGGCTGGTCTACGGCAACCGCCCGACGCCGTACGAAGCGCTGGCGCGCCTCTCCGCGCACCTCGCCGGACCGGCCGGCCGGCTGCTCGACGGCATCTGCGCCACGGTGGCCGATGCCGTCGGTGCCCGCGAGGTGGTGCTCTGGGCCGGCCCGCCGGACGGGCAGCGGGCCGTGTCGGCCTGGCGGGCGCCCGGCGAGCCGCCGCTGGCCGACCCGGCCGGCGTGCGGATCCGGCACGACGGCCGCACCCTCGGCACGATCACCGTGCGGAAGGCGCCCGGCGACCCGCTGTCCGGGCCCGAGCGGAGGCTGACCGCCGATCTGGCCGCGCAGGCCGGGCTGGTGCTGGAGTTGCGGGCCGCCGCGCAGCGGCTGGTGGTGGCTGGTGACGCGGCCCGCCGCCGGTTGGAACGTGACCTGCACGACGGTGCGCAGCAGCGGCTGGTGACGGTGGCCCTGGAGCAGGGGGCGGTGGTGCGCCGGGCCCGGGCCGAGGGCTCGGTGGGGCTGGCCGAGCAGGCCGAGGCGGTCCGGGCCGGGCTGCTGGAGGCGACCGCCGAGCTACGCGAGATGGCCCGCGGGCTGCATCCGGCGGTGCTCACCCAGGACGGCCTGGAGGCTGCGGCCGGGTTCCTGGCGGACCGCTCGCCGGTGCCGGTCCGGCTGACCGTGGCGGTCGGCGGCCGGCTGCCCGCCGAGGTGGAGGCGACCGCCTACTTCGTGATCAGTGAGGGGTTGACCAATGCCGCCAAGCACGCCGGGGCCACGCTGCTCACGGTCCGCGTCGAGCGCACCGCCGAGGGGCTGGTCGTGGAGGTGACCGACGACGGCTGCGGCGGCGCGAGCATCCGTCCGGGCAGTGGCCTGGAGAACCTGGCCGACCGGCTCGCCGCCCTGGACGCGCGCCTGCATCTGGACAGCGGGCCGGCCGGGACCAGGCTGGGTGCGGTGATTCCGTGCGGGTGA